A window of the Gossypium hirsutum isolate 1008001.06 chromosome A03, Gossypium_hirsutum_v2.1, whole genome shotgun sequence genome harbors these coding sequences:
- the LOC107886118 gene encoding dnaJ homolog subfamily B member 4, with protein MGVDYYNILKVNRHANEEDLKKAYRRLAMIWHPDKNPSYKRPEAEAKFKLLSEAYDVLSDPKKRQIYDLYGEEALKSGQFPPPNQSHASTSASYPRGAGHYYNNSNNNQRQQQPNTDSFRFKPRDADDIYEELFGAEANGGRGNRGFREAHFRNSNGYGTSTTTSNGELRKAAAVENVLHCSLEELYKGAKKKMRIARNVFDPSVSGKFRTLEEILTIEIKPGWKRGTKITFPEKGNEEPGVIPADVIFVIEEKPHATYKRDGNDLVVNQEITLLEALTGRTLDLTTLDGRSLMIPLTEIVKPGAEIVVPNEGMPISKEAGRKGNLRIKLDVKYPSRLTTEQKSELRRVLASVS; from the exons ATGGGCGTCGATTATTACAATATTCTGAAAGTGAATCGCCACGCCAACGAAGAGGATCTCAAAAAGGCTTACAGGAGGCTGGCCATGATTTGGCACCCCGACAAGAACCCTTCCTACAAAAGACCCGAAGCCGAAGCCAAATTCAAGCTTCTCTCCGAAGCTTACGATGTTCTATCAGATCCGAAGAAACGACAGATCTACGATCTTTACGGTGAGGAGGCTCTCAAATCCGGACAATTCCCGCCTCCTAACCAATCTCACGCTTCCACGTCGGCGTCTTATCCCCGCGGAGCTGGCCATTACTataacaatagtaataataatcaGAGGCAGCAGCAACCTAATACGGATTCTTTCAGGTTTAAGCCGAGGGATGCAGATGATATATACGAGGAGCTGTTTGGGGCGGAGGCCAATGGTGGAAGAGGAAATAGAGGGTTTAGAGAAGCGCATTTTAGGAATAGTAATGGTTACGGGACTAGTACCACTACTAGTAATGGAGAATTGAGGAAAGCCGCTGCCGTGGAAAATGTGTTGCATTGTAGCTTGGAAGAGCTTTATAAAGGTGCCAAGAAGAAAATGAGGATTGCGAGGAATGTTTTTGACCCTTCTGTCTCAGG TAAGTTTAGGACTCTGGAGGAGATATTGACCATTGAAATAAAACCTGGTTGGAAGAGGGGCACAAAGATCACATTCCCTGAGAAGGGTAATGAGGAGCCCGGTGTAATTCCTGCTGATGTGATTTTTGTGATAGAGGAGAAGCCACATGCTACTTATAAGAGGGATGGTAACGATTTGGTCGTCAATCAAGAGATTACTCTGCTAGAGGCCCTCACAGGTAGGACTCTTGACCTAACTACCTTGGATGGGAGGAGTCTCATGATACCACTAACTGAGATCGTCAAGCCTGGTGCCGAGATTGTGGTTCCAAATGAAGGAATGCCTATCTCGAAAGAAGCTGGGAGGAAGGGTAATTTGAGGATCAAGTTAGATGTCAAGTACCCATCAAGGCTAACCACAGAACAGAAATCTGAGCTAAGGAGAGTTTTGGCCAGTGTTTcgtaa